One Papio anubis isolate 15944 chromosome 18, Panubis1.0, whole genome shotgun sequence genomic window, GGACTCCTGGGTCCAGAGGAGACTGAGGACCAGATTCAAATATACaaagccaggcacactggctcatgcctccaagtccatcactttgggaggccaaggcaggaggatttcttgaggccagaagttgagaccagcttaggcaatatagcaagaccacatctctacaaaaagtaaaaaggttagcagggcatggtggcatctgcctgtagtcccagtcactcaggaggctgaggcaggaggatcgcttgagcccaagagttcaaggctgctgtgagctatgatcatgctactgtacttcaacctgggtgacagagtgagaccctgtctccgaaaaaaacaaaaacaacacaaatttccCAAGAGTGACTGAGGTTGAGAGCTAGGCAAGCTGGGATGAAGGCTGTGCTATGTACCCACAGACAAATGACTTCGCCTTTCTGAGCTGGCCTCCTCACCTGTGAATGGCATGACCTCATGGGGTTGCTCTGAGGATGAAATACATTGTGACATGCAGGTGAGTCATCTCTGGTGGCCATGCGGAGATCACCAGCAAGGACTAAGTGCTGGCACTTCaccctcatttaatcctcacacctggccaggcacggtggctcacacctgtaatcccagcactctgggaggcggaggtgggcatatcacctgaggtcagttgaAGACCgtcctggtcaacacagtgaaaccctgtctctactaaaaatacaaaaattagctgggtgtggtggcgcacgcctgtaatcccagctacttaggtggctaaggtgggagaatcgcttgaacccaggaggcagaggttgcagggaggcgagatctcaccactgcactccagccagggggacagagcgagactccatctcaaaaaaaatcctCACATCCCTATAAGCTAGGAactatcatcctcattttacagatggggaaactgagggctgCAGAGATTAATCAGCTGAagggcacaggcacacacatcaCATCTGGTATGTGGCCAACTGGCTCCTGGACTGAAGCCATGTGATGCCAGCACCCATGGGCCAAGCACCTTTGCTGTACTGTTTTATTGGTTCATTTCTGGTTTATAGGACTATGCTCCCTCCCATGGCCCAGGTGAACTATGAACCTTCTGGAAGTAGGGCTGTGATCACTTCATCCCGGGATGAGCTCAGTCTGGCTGGCAGGAGACGCTCAAGATGTGCTAAGTGTGGGTGTGAGTGGGGCCCAGGGTGACTGGCATTTGGAGGGGACACTGAGCTTATATTTCCAGAGGGTCACATAGCAGCACTCGGGGAGGCTGGGATGTCTTCAGCCCTCCAGAGGCTACCAGGCTGCTCCCACAGGTGCAGTGGGAGAAAGTGGCAGCCTTGCTGGGCAATGTGGGTCTAAGACAAATCAGCTCCCCTACTCTCTGCTGGCAGAAAACCCTGTCCCAGCCCCAGGACCCAGGAGTCCCAGTTCCTAAGTCATCCCTCCAAGGAGTCCTTGCTCCCCTTTTCCCACAAGCCAGGAGTCCCAGTGCCCACCCTCCTCCTATTTTTCTAGAACCCAGGTAAGTAGCCCCCAGTCCCCCAAGACTCAGGGGTCCTGACCCCCAGCCAGAGGTGCATGGACCCACCTGACACCGGCCAGCCACAGCTGATGTGCACGGCCCCTTCTACCTCCGAACTCAGTGAGGCCAGGTGAGTAGCTGAAGTCAGCCAAGGAGCGTGTATTGCatcatggaaattggcaaatgcaaCCAGCGAGGGCTTCTGTTTTAACCAGGGAGCCTGTTGTTAAATGCTTACCAGCACATCGCTGCTCCCAGCCTTCCATCTGACCTGCTCTCCAGGCCAGGAGCCCCTGTCACGAGGCCCAGGGAGCCCTGGAGTCTGGAGATAAATCGTGACAAGACAAGGCCATGGCTGGGGCATCACTGCTGCCCAAGCCACCCTGGGTCCCTAGTCCCAGACCTTCCCATCTCCACACCAAGGCCCCTGTCCCAGACAACAGCATGGTCCTCAGCTCTGCATAACTCAGGAACTGAGAGCACCAGGTCTGGAGCCATGCGGACTCGGGCATGgctctgggcaagtcactttcaCTGCCTGTGCTACAGTGTCCTTGTCTGTGGCATGGGAATCAGTAAAGAGCATGACCCTAAAGCCACACTTGTGCTGTTCACCTTCAAGTTCTGACCGGGGACCCCAAACAAGGTGGAggaccccccccccccgcccccgagccttagcttcctcatctgtaagatggggatgaCAACAGTTCCTCCTCATCAGGTCATCATGAAAgtcaacaggccgggcgcggtggctcaagcctgtaatcccagcactttgggaggccgagatgggcggatcacgaggtcaggagatcgagaccatcctggctaacacggtgaaaccccgtctctactaaaaatacaaaaaactagccgggcgaggtggcgggcgcctgtagtcccagctactcgggaggctgaggccggagaatggcgtgaacccaggaggcggagcttgcagtgagctgagatccggccactgcactccaacctgggcggcagagccagactccgcctcaaaaaaaaaaaaaaaaaaaaaagaaagtcaacaaGTTGagccggggcggtggctcactctgtaatcccagcactttgggaggcccaggtgggtggatcacaagatcaggagtttgagaccagcctggccaacacgttgaaaccctgtttctactaaaaatacaaaattagctgggcgtagtgttgcacacctgtagtcccggctactggtcaggctgaggcaggagaatcacttgaacccaggagaggaggctgctgtgagctgagatggcaccactgtactccagcctggggaagaagagtaaatttccatctcaaaaaaaaaaaaaaaaaaaaaaaggtcaacaaGTTATGCCTATAAAAGAGTTTACttggccagaagcagtggctcatgcctgtaatcccagcactttgggaggctgaagcgggaggattacttgaatccaggagtttgagaccagcctgggcaacatagtgaaaccccacccctacaaaaagtacaaaaattagccgggcatggtggcatgtacctgtagtcccagttactggagaggctgtggtgggaagatcacttgaccaTGGGAGGACGAGGTTGcggtgatggtgccactgcactccagcctgggtgacagagcaagatcccatctctaaaaactaaaaaagtttaGTTAGCCGGGTGCTTAAGATGTCAGATTCAATGTTGTTGTCATTGCTAATGAGTTCCTACCCCCACAGGGCAAGGCAGTCCTGATGGCAAAGAAGCAGCGGCTACCTCAATGTGGGatctgcacacagtaggtgctcagttaaCTGGCCGGGCCATTTGCAACCACAGCAGGATGGGCCAGTGCCCCCCACCCAGGTGGAAGCGACTCTCCCTCGACCCCGCCCGGCCATTCAGGCAGCTAGGGAGCGCCCCGGCCTCTCCCGCGGCCCCGCCCCTTCACCTGTGTGGGCCGCACACCTGGAGCCGCCTCCGGAAGAGGGGACCGGAGACCGCGGGAACCTCGGAGGGAGCCCGGCGGCTTCGGGTGAGAGTCTGGGGGACGCCGAGGGCCGGGCCCCTCGAGTTGGGGAAGGACTTGTCCGGCCGCGTCGGCAGAGAAGGTTGGAGAACCAGGGCGGGGGCAGGGGAACCGAGATCGCCGGGGAACCGGGGGCGCCGGCAGGAACTCAGCCGTCGGGGGTGAGCCCAGCCCCTTCTCCGGGCTTCCGACACCTGGGGCCAGGGGTCGGGGGGCTGGAGGCCCCAACACCTGGGCAGCTAAATGCGGAAGGGTAAGGGGAGAGGTTTCCATGTCCGGGTCTCTtgggtggagggggtggggggagcggggcCAGCGAGGGCCAAGTCAGGGAGATTCTCGGGAGCGGCCTAGGGGCGGCTGGGCTAGGACCACGGTGACACTCAGGTCCTGCGAGCAGGACTGCACATGGACATCGGgcgagaggaggagggggagcacAGGTGTGTGCACCTTGTGGGTGGAGACCGCCCTGAGGGCTGGGGCTGGTAAGCCCGGTGCGTCGGGCCCTCTGACCTGAGCCCCTGAACCCCAACCCCTGAGCAACCTTAGGGGAGCGCGGGGCTCCCGTCCCCAGGGGCGGGCCAGGAAGTAAACAGAAACTCCGAGCCGCGCTGCAGTCGGGCGGCCGGCACAACCTGTTACCTCGCCCTGTCCTGGGCCCTACGCCAGGGCCCTGGGAAACTGGGGGGTTGAGGGTCAGGACTCCTGAGTCCGGAGGGGTGGGGACATGAATGCCTGAGTCCTGTGGAAAgtggggactgaggtgggaatCCTTGGTGAGGGACATTGGAGGTGGGGACCTCTGAGTCTGGAGGGTGGAGTCAAAGCACCTGCTCAGGAGGTAACAGGAGAATGAGTGCCAGAGAGCTGGGAGGTCAGCAGCCGGGATCCGGGCTTCTAGTAGGGAAGGGAGCTAGATTCCTGGGGGCGAAGACACCTCAGTTCCCAAGTCTTAGGGTCCTGCATTCCTGGGAGGAGAAGGGGCTGGGCTCAACGCCAACTGCTGAGTCCCTGAGAACCTGGGTTCTGGGAACTGTCTCAGATGGCAAGGGGCTAGGAGCCAAACTGCTGGGTTCTGGGAAGAGAGGGGACAGGGAGCGGAGGTGGCCTGTGGCCCTGGAGCACTGGAATGAACTTTCCTGGGGACAGAGATTGTCTAGCAGAGGCCAAAGGCTGGGCAGGTCATTTCCTTCTCCTTGCTGCCTCAGTTTACCCCAGGGACATTAACGGAACTGGGTGGCCAAAACACAGGTCATTAACCCTTCGTGGCTCAGGAAGCCCTGGCTGCAGGACCTGGCAGGCTGGCAGCAGGTGGAGAATTCCTGGCGGGCCAGGTGTTGGGCGGAGGGTGAGCCCCTGTCAGACTGCAGAGTAGAGTGTCCTGCAGTCACCTGTCCCCGCAGATGCTGCAGGTGACATGAATTCTCCAGATGGGCCCAGCTTCCCGTCGGGGCTGCTCTCGGGGAGCGCCTCTCCCAGCGGCGACGAGGGCTTCTTCCCCTTTGTGCTGGAGCGGAGGGACTCATTCCTGGGAGGGGGCCCAGGGCCTGAGGAGCCCGAGGACCTAGCCTTGCAGCTGCAGCAGAAGGAGAAAGACCTGCTATTGGCGGCGGAGCTCGGCAAGATGCTTCTGGAGCGAAATGAGGAGCTGCGGCGGCAGCTGGAGACGCTGAATGCCCAGCACTTGGAGCGTGAGGAAGTGAGCTAGCACTGGACTGGGTGGGTGGCCGGGTGGGCAGAGGAGGATGGGTGGGCCTGGAGAAGACAAGGGAAGGGAGTCAGGCAAAGGACGGAGAGAGGAGCCGGGGAGGACAGCG contains:
- the LOC108583396 gene encoding putative uncharacterized protein FLJ46214, translating into MSLTKDSHLSPHFPQDSGIHVPTPPDSGVLTLNPPVSQGPGVGPRTGRGNRLCRPPDCSAARSFCLLPGPPLGTGAPRSPKVAQGLGFRGSGQRARRTGLTSPSPQGGLHPQGAHTCAPPPPLARCPCAVLLAGPECHRGPSPAAPRPLPRISLTWPSLAPLPPPPPPKRPGHGNLSPYPSAFSCPGVGASSPPTPGPRCRKPGEGAGLTPDG